From Endozoicomonas sp. 8E, the proteins below share one genomic window:
- a CDS encoding M14 family metallocarboxypeptidase, producing the protein MGSSYRFPIGTPGQVWGKEERKAWFEQATIKREYQKEVVPKIMALKERYDVERYGALSYDVERFPLYAIKSRNWNTDKPVVLVTGGVHGYETSGVHGALKFLEVEAQNFISQFNILVAPCISPWGYETINRWNPNAIDPNRSFYKDSPAEESTNLMKLVAGLEQEVLIHIDLHETTDTDETEFRPALAARDGKGYVKEGIPDGFYTVGDTENPVPEFQKAVINSVRLVTHIAPADDQGKIIGSPVIQEGVIHYPMKKLGLCGGITDCKFGTTTEVYPDSPKVTDEECNDAQVAAIVGGLNYVMGQL; encoded by the coding sequence ATGGGCAGCAGTTATAGATTCCCGATTGGTACTCCTGGTCAAGTTTGGGGCAAGGAAGAGCGTAAAGCCTGGTTTGAACAAGCAACCATCAAGCGTGAATACCAAAAGGAAGTTGTGCCTAAAATAATGGCTTTGAAAGAGCGTTATGATGTTGAGCGGTATGGTGCCCTTTCCTATGATGTTGAGCGTTTTCCTTTGTATGCCATCAAGAGTCGAAACTGGAATACTGATAAGCCCGTTGTTTTGGTGACCGGTGGAGTCCACGGGTATGAAACCAGTGGCGTCCACGGTGCATTAAAATTTCTGGAAGTTGAGGCTCAGAACTTTATAAGCCAGTTCAATATCCTGGTGGCGCCCTGCATCAGCCCCTGGGGTTATGAAACCATCAATCGCTGGAATCCCAATGCCATTGATCCTAACCGTTCCTTCTACAAAGACAGCCCGGCAGAAGAGTCTACCAACTTGATGAAGCTGGTGGCAGGTTTGGAACAGGAAGTATTGATTCATATCGATCTGCATGAAACTACGGATACGGATGAAACTGAATTTCGTCCTGCCCTGGCAGCAAGGGATGGCAAAGGCTACGTGAAGGAAGGAATACCTGATGGTTTCTACACAGTGGGTGATACTGAAAACCCTGTTCCCGAATTCCAGAAGGCAGTGATTAATTCTGTCAGACTGGTAACGCACATTGCACCTGCAGACGATCAGGGGAAAATTATTGGCTCGCCGGTGATTCAGGAAGGTGTGATCCACTACCCAATGAAAAAGCTGGGTCTTTGTGGTGGTATCACAGACTGCAAGTTTGGCACGACGACTGAAGTTTACCCTGACAGCCCAAAAGTGACTGACGAAGAGTGTAATGATGCCCAGGTAGCAGCCATTGTCGGCGGTCTCAATTATGTAATGGGTCAGCTCTGA